A window of the Listeria swaminathanii genome harbors these coding sequences:
- the sipX gene encoding type I signal peptidase SipX yields MKSENKFFSGAFGWIKIILIALILAFGIRYFLISPVTVNGKSMDPTLHDGEHLFINKVSSPKRFDIIVFPAPDEENAEYIKRVIGLPGDKVEYKEDQLYINDKKYDEPYLDSEKAALNNGYLTTDAEGDPNFTMADVPYSDGSLTVPKGKLFVLGDNRQVSKDSRYIGFITQNSVLGKVISFGKSLQR; encoded by the coding sequence ATGAAAAGTGAAAATAAATTTTTTTCTGGGGCATTTGGATGGATAAAAATAATTCTCATCGCGCTAATACTCGCTTTTGGTATTCGCTATTTTTTAATTTCTCCAGTTACTGTTAATGGGAAATCAATGGATCCAACGCTTCATGACGGGGAACATTTATTTATTAACAAAGTATCCAGTCCAAAACGCTTTGATATCATTGTATTTCCTGCTCCTGACGAAGAAAATGCAGAATATATTAAACGCGTCATTGGCCTTCCAGGAGATAAAGTGGAATATAAAGAAGATCAACTTTATATTAATGACAAAAAATATGACGAACCGTATTTAGATTCAGAAAAAGCTGCTTTGAACAACGGCTATTTAACAACGGATGCGGAAGGCGATCCTAATTTCACGATGGCTGACGTTCCGTACTCTGACGGCTCTCTGACAGTCCCTAAAGGCAAACTTTTCGTGTTAGGGGATAATCGTCAAGTAAGTAAAGATAGTCGCTACATTGGCTTTATAACGCAGAATAGTGTGCTTGGAAAAGTAATTTCATTTGGAAAATCCTTACAACGCTAG
- the sipY gene encoding type I signal peptidase SipY encodes MTDRYEKKPKKKSGAHQLLSWVLVIVAALAIALVIRNFVIAPVKVEGTSMVPTYQDGDRIFIEKITNPDRFDIIVFDEPPMIGTGEHFIKRVIGMPGDQIAFKNGELYLNGERKVESYLPEGTLTLWNPDPTQKPYIADYTLKDMTGESTVPKGKLFVLGDNRGGSSDSRIFGFIDDSMVNGTVIQFGK; translated from the coding sequence ATGACAGATCGGTATGAAAAAAAGCCCAAGAAAAAAAGTGGGGCGCATCAATTGTTAAGCTGGGTGCTAGTTATCGTTGCGGCACTTGCAATAGCGCTAGTCATTCGTAATTTTGTTATTGCACCAGTTAAGGTAGAAGGCACGTCTATGGTTCCAACATATCAAGATGGCGATAGAATATTTATTGAAAAAATTACTAACCCAGATCGTTTCGATATTATTGTGTTTGATGAACCACCAATGATTGGTACAGGCGAACATTTCATTAAACGAGTAATCGGTATGCCAGGCGATCAAATTGCTTTTAAAAATGGGGAACTATATTTAAATGGTGAACGTAAAGTAGAAAGTTATTTGCCAGAAGGAACGCTGACACTTTGGAATCCTGACCCAACGCAAAAACCATACATAGCAGATTATACGCTAAAGGATATGACTGGAGAAAGCACAGTTCCAAAAGGAAAACTCTTTGTGCTCGGTGATAATCGTGGCGGGAGTTCAGATAGTCGCATTTTTGGCTTTATTGATGACTCGATGGTAAACGGCACAGTAATACAATTTGGAAAATAG
- the sipZ gene encoding type I signal peptidase SipZ codes for MKEKNLKRLWSWIWAAVLAVLLAVIIRFYLFVPILVDGISMMPTLHNDDRVIINRFGKVDRFDVIVFREADGKEYIKRVIGLPGDTVEYKEDQLYINGKKYDEPYLDTYKQKLKDGYLTDDYSSKDQLDGGTIPKDTYFVLGDNRRASKDSRIIGPIPLSKVLGTTPICYWPIEDAKLID; via the coding sequence TTGAAAGAGAAGAATTTAAAACGGTTATGGTCTTGGATTTGGGCGGCTGTTTTAGCAGTGTTACTTGCTGTTATAATCCGTTTTTATTTGTTTGTCCCTATTCTCGTAGATGGGATATCAATGATGCCAACACTTCATAATGATGACCGTGTAATTATAAATCGCTTCGGGAAGGTCGATCGTTTTGATGTGATTGTATTTCGAGAAGCAGACGGAAAAGAATATATCAAACGAGTGATTGGTTTACCGGGTGACACGGTAGAATATAAAGAAGACCAACTTTACATCAATGGGAAAAAATATGATGAACCGTATTTAGATACTTACAAACAAAAGCTAAAAGATGGCTATTTAACAGATGATTACAGTTCTAAAGATCAACTAGATGGTGGCACAATCCCAAAAGACACCTATTTTGTGTTAGGGGATAATCGTCGCGCAAGTAAAGACAGCCGCATAATTGGGCCGATTCCACTAAGTAAGGTGTTAGGAACAACACCGATTTGTTACTGGCCAATTGAAGACGCCAAACTTATAGATTAG